The proteins below come from a single Benincasa hispida cultivar B227 chromosome 4, ASM972705v1, whole genome shotgun sequence genomic window:
- the LOC120076418 gene encoding uncharacterized protein LOC120076418, translating into MEKPKTSRSPLPSLAFSFSFLAVFLLNAHAQSLPPAKFDGFVYGNHSLDLDTILIEAFFDPVCPDSRDSWPPLKKALDHYGSRVRLVIHLLPLPYHDNAYAASRALHIVDLVNPSDTFKLLEAFFGHQKQFYNAETRYLSRASVVDNIVKFGVEVLGNSYKNTLITGFNDRDTDLLTRVSFKFSTSRGVYGTPFFFINGFLAPDKGSPINYTGWRNLIDPLIKKNKRSGSQHLSL; encoded by the exons ATGGAGAAGCCAAAAACCAGTCGCTCACCGCTTCCATCACTTGCTTTTTCCTTCTCCTTCCTCGCCGTCTTTCTTCTCAATGCTCATGCTCAGAGTCTCCCACCAGCAAAATTCGACGGTTTCGTATACGGAAATCACTCACTGGACTTGGACACGATCCTCATCGAGGCGTTTTTCGATCCGGTTTGCCCTGATAGTAGAGACTCTTGGCCGCCTCTCAAAAAAGCTCTCGATCATTACGGCTCTCGCGTTCGTCTCGTCATTCACCTCCTCCCTCTACC TTATCATGACAATGCATATGCAGCATCTCGTGCTTTACATATTGTAGATTTGGTGAATCCCTCGGATACATTCAAATTGTTGGAAGCATTCTTCGGGCATCAG AAGCAGTTTTACAATGCTGAAACTCGTTATTTGTCAAGGGCTTCTGTTGTGGATAACATTGTGAAGTTTGGAGTTGAAGTACTAGGGAACTCCTACAAAAACACTCTAATAACTGGCTTCAATGACAGGGACACCGATCTTTTGACACGTGTTTCTTTCAAG TTTAGCACCTCAAGAGGAGTCTATGGAACaccttttttctttataaatggATTCCTTGCTCCTGATAAAGGGTCTCCCATAAATTACACCGGATGGAGAAACTTGATCGACCCTTTGATCAAGAAAAATAAGAGATCGGGGTCTCAGCATCTATCACTATAA